A segment of the Macrobrachium nipponense isolate FS-2020 chromosome 1, ASM1510439v2, whole genome shotgun sequence genome:
GTAATCACTAACCTATAGTTTCAGAATCTAATTCCATGCTGTTGACATTGCCCTCTCTGTTGGCCCTTTCCTTCATCAGCTGCTGTTCCTGTTTGTTAAAATATGCAATGATGATCTGCAAGATTCGACCAGGAAGCTTGCTCTTTACTAAAAGGATCAGATGGTAAATGATGGGCGGTACAGACTGATAATCCATTTTCTTTAGCACTCCTTCAACTTTATATATAACATCCTGAAGCTCCTCTTTAGGCAAGTCAAGATCCCTGTGATTACATATACAAAGTAGAATATCAATTGCTatgaaatttaacaaaaataatgtggTTGGCAATTTACAGTAGAGTGCATAAAGAAAAAGTGTACTGAGGAAATCCTCACTAATTAGAAGAAAGAGACAGGATGAATTACATAATATAGCACACTAAGGTCacaaaatgcataacaaaaaGCCAATAATACATCAAAATCCTAAGTTCTGAAAACAAAAGTATGGTTTTCCATACAAACACACcaatcatactacatacatccatATGCACAGCCCTTAAGACACACAGTCTTTTCTCTTTCGTAATTAAAAAATCAATTGTAACAAGAGTCCCTCTGACACTTGTTAAATTTTCTTCTCCCTTTGAAACATGAGGGAAATTGAAAGACATGGGGAAATAGAGGAACTGATTTTAATAGAACATAGAGTAAAGCAAAGCCATGTTGTTGTGATGCTGTTTTGACCTGTGATATTCTGACTCATCTTTTGTCCCTATTAATCTTTAATGACATCCCAACCATGACAACATGGGATCAGCCCTTAATGTCATTAAAATTCACACCCTCACGTTTGGTCCATATGACCTGACCTTTCATCATGTCTTTCTTTGTCGCAGTGTTTCACACTTGCATCTCCACCCACTCGCACCTACATCTCCGCCCACCAAACCAAATTTTTCTAACTCAATTAGCAcctctttttattctttcctcCATAGACTTCTGTCAACATTTCAATGACCATTTCAGGTACCTCCTAGGATCAGCAACAGAGATCAAATGACCAAAGGAGATCACCCCAGTTTTGACAGATATCAGACGACATTTCGCCCTAGCCAGTTACTGCGGCAGTATGCCTGACGAAGCAAGATCACGCCCGAGTCCAATGATGCGGCAAACAGCTCCAGTATATTCTGAAGTCTTGGTGAAAATCTACAGCTAGTTCCTCTTGTATTCCACCGTCTGGAATTCAGACTCTGTCTTGACGTCCGACCCTGACATTCCACTTAGAAGCTGTCATACTTGATGTACCTGAGTATTGCCTCATGAGGAGAGCTCTTCCATTTGTTCCCTGGTGAAGAACTCCAGGCAACCAGGTCCTTCTACTGATGCCCTGGCTCATATCTACGCATGTCTCATTCACAGACAAAGGTAACTGAATTGGTTAGAGGAGCCGACAAAAAGACAAAAGCAATATGATGAACTGCAAAATGATCTGGGGAGAAGGGTGTGTTAAACAAAATAGGTTGGTGGTGGTGAATTTTAAAATGAGGTAGGAAACCcataaagagaaagaggagatctagaattaagatttgggaccttaaaaGAGAAAAGGAGCAATTTAGCAGGACTGTGAGAGAGATATCTGAAAAGGGGGAACATAGAATTTAGACAGGGTaacagtggaaaatatctgggtagacacgagttacaaggattaggatgtctcaaagacttattagtccatccgaggagatatcgtgtgctcacttatctcttgtagcaagttttactgttcattcagtgtcctaatgattctgtctagctttcttttaaattcctccacactgttgctgtttacaacttctcgTGGCAGTTTCTTCCATGtgttacatatcttgtatgtaaaaaaGTTCTCACATTGGGATGTGTTATATCTCTTCAGtactagtttccatccattatttctttctgGTTTCCAAATAACCTAAAtgggttactgtctacttttcttatgcctttcagtatcttAAATGTTCCCATTAGTTATCCTTGCAATTGTCATGTTTCTAGGCATTACATATATAAGTTCTCTAGTCAAGTTTGGTAACTGTTTGCCTgatagatggaattaactttgaggctcttgcttgtaccccttctaatctatttatgtcttttcttagtgttggtgaccaaaagtgtactgcatattcaaggtgaggtctaactattgatgtgtagagctgcagcactgt
Coding sequences within it:
- the LOC135218906 gene encoding Fanconi anemia group I protein homolog codes for the protein MNLSQKERLTVAGKEMSGEDYRYQMVKTLCDMNWSVETATSLLPVFRDLDLPKEELQDVIYKVEGVLKKMDYQSVPPIIYHLILLVKSKLPGRILQIIIAYFNKQEQQLMKERANREGNVNSMELDSETIG